The Arachis duranensis cultivar V14167 chromosome 2, aradu.V14167.gnm2.J7QH, whole genome shotgun sequence genome has a window encoding:
- the LOC107476201 gene encoding 1-(5-phosphoribosyl)-5-[(5-phosphoribosylamino)methylideneamino] imidazole-4-carboxamide isomerase, chloroplastic isoform X3, giving the protein MRNLPATLTRSFHPLSINRNSSLFFFSSTNHLRFLQPSRSATSTFSNSIQCAVRFRPCIDIHKGKVKQIVGSTLQDLKGDGSNPVTNFESDKSAAEYAILYKQDGLTGGHAIMLGADPLSKAAALEALHAYPGGLQVGGGINSDNCLSYIEEGASHVIVTSYVFNNGQMDLKRLKDLVRIVGKERLVLDLSCRKKEGKYAIVTDRWQKFSDVSLDAEVMQFLANFADEFLVHGVDVEGKKLGIDEELVALLGKHSPIPVTYAGGVTVMDDLERIKTAGMERVDVTVGSALDIFGGNMAYKDVVAWHTQQQASIV; this is encoded by the exons ATGCGGAATCTTCCTGCAACTCTAACTCGTTCCTTCCATCCACTCTCCATTAACAGAAACTCATCACTCTTCTTTTTCAGCTCCACCAATCACCTCCGTTTTCTTCAACCCTCACGCTCCGCTACTTCAACATTTTCAAATTCTATTCAATGTGCCGTTCGATTCCGACCCTGCATCGACATACACAAG GGGAAAGTGAAACAAATTGTTGGTTCAACCCTTCAGGATTTGAAGGGAGATGGGTCAAATCCGGTGACAAATTTCGAATCTGATAAGTCAGCAGCTGAGTATGCTATTCTTTACAAACAAGATGGGCTTACCGGTGGCCATGCGATCATGCTCGGTGCAGATCCTTTGAGCAAAGCTGCTGCACTTGAAGCATTGCATGCTTATCCTG GCGGTTTGCAAGTTGGAGGGGGAATAAATTCGGACAATTGTTTGAGTTACATCGAGGAAGGAGCAAGCCACGTCATTGTCACATCC TATGTGTTCAACAATGGTCAAATGGATCTCAAAAGACTAAAAGATCTTGTTAGAATTGTTGGAAAAGAGAGACTTGTGTTGGATCTCAGTTGCAGAAAAAAG GAAGGTAAATATGCAATTGTCACTGATAGGTGGCAGAAGTTCAGTGATGTGTCACTTGATGCTGAAGTAATGCAATTTCTTGCCAACTTTGCTGATGAATTTCTAGTTCATGGTGTTGATGTTGAAGGGAAAAA GCTGGGAATTGATGAAGAGCTAGTGGCTTTGCTTGGCAAGCATTCACCG ATTCCTGTTACATATGCTGGGGGTGTGACTGTAATGGACGATTTAGAGAGGATAAAGACGGCGGGGATGGAGCGCGTGGACGTCACCGTGGGAAGTGCATTGGACATTTTTGGGGGAAACATGGCTTATAAAGATGTTGTAGCTTGGCATACCCAGCAACAAGCCTCCATAGTTTAA
- the LOC107476374 gene encoding uncharacterized protein LOC107476374, translating into MEGMVPEKNQRYLMVRLRRRICGVDVMKLITPEKDGEEAVDWKNLPPFPFDFSVDLPLGRMFAFELNSTIHLVGGVKYLSESAASYDGASEPYKKVYELDLDKKEVKESNSIYDFPGFINTRYYILHKIGSDYYLIKMCGMDRLIPGSAPHNFWVLRSGTKVWKDLPDAPSDPNPPSDSIVDHSSWFDFYGKLYLRICFEDGSVFVYSYDTHNSHWTTSEGDDSFTRSFCVPVCGQRRFFLPSVYIPDLFDPGKYLALSCECIGEKYLMCAFQVDELGVLIFQRLEGCLDRMPSLYYEETPPVLVDLDGKGTFVVMAPGFANEEKEEPVLCVLVLQVAMKFVNYPSRVFRRSVRSPLECEFLDWKVLSMHMYSMKLGINELPAFFVFPDIQWEENAQEVQRWGKKKCRRI; encoded by the exons ATGGAAGGGATGGTGCCGGAGAAGAATCAACGATACCTTATGGTGCGATTGCGTAGAAGGATCTGCGGCGTCGACGTCATGAAACTGATAACACCCGAGAAGGACGGGGAGGAGGCCGTGGATTGGAAAAATCTACCTCCGTTTCCCTTTGATTTCAGCGTGGATCTTCCACTGGGCCGCATGTTCGCTTTCGAGTTGAATTCCACGATTCATCTCGTTGGAGGTGTCAAATATTTGTCCGAATCAGCTGCTTCTTATGATGGTGCTTCCGAGCCTTACAAAAAAGTCTACGAACTAGACCTTGACAAGAAGGAGGTGAAGGAGTCGAATTCAATCTATGATTTTCCAGGGTTTATTAATACCAGATACTATATTCTTCACAAAATCGGAAGTGATTATTATTTGATAAAGATGTGTGGTATGGACCGTCTCATACCCGGGTCTGCTCCTCATAATTTTTGGGTTCTACGCTCTGGGACTAAGGTTTGGAAAGACTTACCTGATGCTCCTAGTGATCCTAACCCACCCTCAGATTCCATAGTTGATCACAGTTCATGGTTCGACTTCTATGGTAAGCTATACCTCCGAATCTGCTTCGAAGATGGAAGCGTTTTCGTCTACTCTTATGACACCCATAACTCACATTGGACAACCAGTGAGGGTGACGATAGTTTTACGCGTTCTTTTTGTGTCCCAGTGTGTGGCCAGCGTCGGTTCTTTCTTCCAAGTGTGTATATTCCAG ATTTGTTTGATCCTGGTAAATACCTGGCACTTTCATGCGAATGCATTGGAGAAAAATACTTGATGTGTGCTTTCCAGGTGGATGAATTGGGTGTCCTTATCTTCCAAAGGCTTGAAGGCTGCTTAGATAGAATGCCGTCCTTGTATTATGAGGAAACGCCGCCTGTGCTTGTTGATCTTGATGGCAAAGGCACGTTTGTTGTTATGGCACCTGGCTTTGCAAACGAAGAAAAAGAGGAGCCTGTCCTCTGCGTGTTGGTTCTTCAGGTGGCAATGAAGTTTGTCAACTATCCCTCTCGGGTCTTCCGTAGGTCTGTGAGGTCCCCATTGGAGTGTGAGTTCTTAGATTGGAAGGTCCTTAGCATGCACATGTACAGCATGAAGCTGGGCATCAATGAGTTGCCTGCTTTCTTTGTTTTCCCTGACATCCAGTGGGAAGAGAATGCCCAGGAGGTCCAGAGGTGGGGAAAAAAGAAATGTAGGCGAATTTGA